The following proteins are co-located in the Myroides profundi genome:
- a CDS encoding RHS repeat-associated core domain-containing protein, giving the protein MLKNTYIILLLFSIFSITIKAQTQSIPLQMDTSGYKENQTKSPMAMAFSAAVTSSPTDTLPSVLGELSVNGQGGLNYTIAIDVIKGVNNFSPNLGLTYNSQSSDGIAGIGWSLLGLSSINVGGKSEEVDGVVRGVQFDGKDPYYLDGQRLLSDDNKNYTTQLFSKIKIEKLANNKEFIVRYPNGKIAWYTELVAGSYMITQISDSYNNRVYYDYLVESNKIYLTKISYGGTNKTDAPFFVSVNYKNTKVQLSKYYRGQKVTSSKVVDNIKIEYKNGSSLQLYRLYKLSYDYIHQDTKERLIQVDIENDKKEKLNPLKFKYNSSENTIVTHIESKNIGTPKTTFKIGSVSIGDFSGNGQLYPIYESIENEATEDKEKVTLWASNDKGSSSSYTKSRLLFNGKALVNRTLNGKTQSVVSKGDLLIQMGIDYADTNYGKDRFTLYFKDLSNQSGVDSDQKTIKFELTTLAKKAKEGVIYVDDRPKIRDDEYMDRDEIPIYPHNQDLVPDKENRRYLFGDFNNDGLVDLLIFQPNNYYASFGVYFCEIGKQQRNNQTIQLTNLKVSGDLVKDLGTKVFTIEFDGDGLPEFLFVNNSGKFSIAKLDIENKSLNVLNTPIKEFKGYTEKTPLVFGDFNGDGLTDIIYPKRVYDVESDGVNKVFNGIRDHQHLWYSYTSTGSNFIVKDKDFTKQRLVYINPSQKNVLRRYNTWDKVWSGKMDKYSYTEYGASNIMAMDVDGDGITDIVSFQKMGAIEYDLKSKNLLNAKLKDSEGTSLFDGIRVFQVKNDSNQDFLVKAQPLKGDVNLWGETTVSLYNTKISLFSFVYSRSDYNDLNKYKTGLVINDPVTKLETKYIFSQDNFLETQISEIDNNSGAKQVIEYRPLSEDYNTVQEKIYTYSDLNLPFPYYVHKANGMYYLVHKVNTKFDGKTLTKEYRYHNAIQHLQGKGFMGFQKTITSDIYESVQTDKGTHLLKDMYRGVFWTVEMKDPLMDNALVSSTYGSLDESNFLQKTLYTNKRFDKTKNRYFIETTKEEFVDYLNGFKSIKNFTFDTSVDILLTKSDTEYYSPNDNGQGYKLTGKITEEYTYTPEFKFGNEGGFFYGKFKSIKKTSTRGSDVFTSREENTYSAQGGVLVSKKFGNGTLSALTTEYTYMPFGGIASEKTYSDNISPLVTSFTYDGTKRFVISTVAPNALKTSTTYDIIGRVLTQKDALGRETKYIYDSWGNANTVIDYLKNKIITSKSTKDLVQGSKYSIEVSSNTGSQTFTYYDVLDRVLGTKTKSLNGKWVFTSTEYDVYGNVVRESQPYYQGETVKWNYTLYDRLNRPIEVVDYRGKSIKTEYEKNKVTVQDGHKKIAKWVDAQGLVLKTQDQGGVIENSYHANGSLKQSNYEGIFTKIEIDGWGNKIKLIDPSAGTYTYKYDNLNRVVQTTTPRGGKTIYEYDEVGNLKKEKTDGGSDEKTNIDIEYVYDKATQLPTEIKGNYNGAKFSYKTNYNQNQFYNIESIVETTPKFTYTKSFVYDKEGRVSQTKIATNVLGVSGIASSTIKNIYDKNSGGLLVEQRDITNDKAIWRLNEQTAFGASKKLTLGNGFVIDNQYDVNDYLTSIKQKYQSKIIVDIDYNYDAKRGTLSQRNSKLFGKNEQFTYDDLDRLLKETTNGSVINEYTYDFRGRVTSNTEVGKYNYNDTDYRLENINFNEKGSKMLQARGFVNVKYNAFKSPYELILDKKTKIEYDFSILKGRFASYYGSLESKDKQPIQKYYSSDKAIEIIISKDKTQIVSYITGDAYSANYIQIDEVKSGVIDASPKNYYLHRDNLQSIIGISDINGNIVEQRFFDAWGNLKGAKIGGTDVKINQFGWATSLLLDRGYTGHEHLYTVGLIHMNGRIYDPQLRRFMSPDNFVQDNTNTQSYNRYGYVLNNPLLYTDPSGEIIPILIGIGVGIVMNGIMNSVNKVPFFYGAGKAGVMGGISGAISFGIGSLVTNSIVQAGLHGVTSGAMSEIQGGKFITGLASGIVSSLISSGVEKLGKPTSNIKLNKQQLKATMLVAGGVSGGISSSIAGGDFWKGMQQGLITSGLNHVAHLITEQIEISKIDSRLKEKGYNPDDPAYDLFRDKSSKLVNEFAKKVLPEYYEAANGPELVITENLVTKGGQALDGQVQGSLISENGVYTYNGIIKINTTIFNTYRQTALTILHEFSHVIDIVSGARQKWFNAYGKEASLAITEVKAYELEQIWGGIINYNTTYLNFKKQFDDNNWSF; this is encoded by the coding sequence ATGTTAAAGAATACTTATATTATACTGTTGCTGTTTTCTATATTCAGCATCACAATTAAAGCACAAACTCAAAGTATCCCTTTACAAATGGATACTTCAGGTTACAAAGAAAATCAAACAAAAAGCCCAATGGCAATGGCATTTAGTGCTGCAGTGACTAGTTCACCAACAGATACTTTACCTTCTGTTTTAGGAGAATTAAGCGTAAATGGTCAAGGAGGTTTAAACTATACTATTGCAATTGATGTTATAAAAGGAGTTAATAATTTTTCACCAAATCTTGGGCTAACATATAATAGTCAAAGCTCTGATGGAATTGCAGGTATAGGATGGAGTTTACTTGGACTATCTTCAATTAATGTAGGTGGAAAAAGTGAAGAAGTAGATGGCGTTGTAAGAGGAGTACAGTTTGATGGAAAAGATCCATATTATTTAGATGGGCAAAGACTTCTTAGTGATGATAATAAAAACTATACTACTCAACTTTTTTCTAAAATTAAGATAGAAAAATTAGCGAATAACAAAGAGTTTATTGTAAGGTATCCTAATGGGAAAATTGCTTGGTATACAGAGCTAGTAGCTGGTAGCTATATGATAACTCAAATAAGTGATTCTTATAATAATAGAGTGTATTACGATTATTTAGTTGAATCAAATAAGATTTATTTAACTAAGATTTCTTATGGAGGCACAAATAAGACAGATGCTCCTTTCTTTGTGTCTGTAAATTATAAAAATACCAAAGTTCAGTTAAGTAAGTATTATCGTGGGCAAAAAGTAACTAGTTCTAAAGTTGTTGATAATATTAAAATTGAGTACAAGAATGGTTCATCTTTACAACTGTATAGGCTTTATAAATTGAGTTATGATTATATACATCAAGATACAAAAGAAAGACTTATTCAGGTTGATATAGAAAATGATAAAAAAGAGAAATTAAATCCACTAAAATTTAAATATAATTCTTCTGAGAATACTATAGTTACTCATATAGAATCCAAAAATATTGGCACTCCCAAAACAACATTCAAAATAGGTTCTGTGTCTATTGGTGATTTCTCAGGAAATGGACAACTTTATCCAATATATGAATCTATTGAAAATGAAGCAACAGAAGATAAAGAAAAAGTAACATTATGGGCTTCTAATGATAAAGGTAGCTCTTCATCTTATACAAAAAGTAGACTTCTTTTTAATGGAAAGGCTTTAGTAAATAGAACACTAAATGGTAAAACGCAAAGTGTAGTGTCTAAAGGAGATCTTCTTATCCAAATGGGAATTGATTATGCTGATACTAATTATGGTAAAGATAGATTTACTCTGTACTTTAAAGATTTAAGTAATCAAAGCGGTGTTGATAGTGATCAAAAGACAATAAAATTTGAATTAACAACTTTAGCTAAAAAGGCTAAAGAAGGAGTGATTTATGTAGATGATAGACCTAAGATTAGAGATGATGAATATATGGATAGAGATGAGATACCCATATATCCACATAATCAAGATTTAGTTCCAGATAAAGAAAATCGACGTTATCTTTTTGGTGATTTTAATAATGATGGACTAGTTGATCTTTTAATATTTCAACCAAATAATTACTATGCTTCTTTTGGAGTCTATTTTTGTGAAATTGGAAAACAGCAGAGAAATAATCAAACAATTCAATTAACAAATTTAAAAGTATCAGGAGACTTAGTTAAAGACTTAGGAACTAAGGTTTTTACTATAGAGTTTGATGGAGATGGACTTCCTGAATTTTTATTTGTGAATAACAGTGGGAAGTTTAGTATTGCTAAATTAGATATTGAAAATAAATCTCTAAATGTATTAAATACCCCTATAAAGGAGTTTAAAGGATATACAGAAAAAACACCTTTAGTTTTTGGTGATTTTAATGGTGATGGATTAACCGATATTATCTATCCGAAAAGGGTTTATGACGTTGAGAGTGATGGCGTTAATAAGGTTTTTAATGGGATTAGAGACCATCAGCATTTATGGTATTCTTATACTTCAACAGGAAGTAACTTTATTGTTAAAGATAAAGATTTTACAAAGCAAAGATTAGTTTATATAAACCCGTCTCAAAAAAATGTACTTCGTAGGTATAATACTTGGGATAAAGTTTGGTCAGGGAAAATGGACAAATATTCTTATACTGAATATGGGGCGTCTAATATTATGGCTATGGATGTTGATGGTGATGGAATTACTGATATTGTTTCGTTCCAGAAAATGGGAGCTATCGAATATGATTTAAAAAGTAAGAATTTATTAAATGCTAAATTAAAAGATTCTGAAGGGACATCTCTTTTTGACGGAATTCGTGTTTTTCAGGTAAAAAACGATTCAAATCAAGATTTTTTAGTAAAAGCTCAACCTTTAAAAGGAGATGTGAATTTATGGGGAGAGACAACAGTTTCGTTATATAATACCAAAATTTCTCTGTTCTCTTTTGTATATAGTCGCTCAGATTATAATGATTTGAATAAGTATAAAACAGGTTTGGTAATAAATGATCCTGTTACCAAATTAGAAACAAAATATATTTTTAGCCAAGATAATTTTTTAGAAACTCAAATATCAGAGATTGATAATAATAGTGGAGCTAAACAAGTTATTGAATATAGACCACTTTCAGAAGATTATAATACAGTTCAAGAAAAGATTTACACTTATAGTGATTTAAACTTGCCTTTTCCTTATTATGTACATAAGGCAAACGGAATGTATTATTTGGTTCATAAGGTAAATACCAAATTTGATGGTAAGACATTAACTAAAGAATATAGATATCATAATGCCATTCAGCACTTACAAGGGAAAGGATTTATGGGATTTCAAAAAACAATTACAAGTGATATCTATGAGAGTGTTCAAACAGATAAAGGGACACATTTACTAAAAGATATGTATAGAGGAGTCTTTTGGACTGTTGAGATGAAAGATCCTTTAATGGATAATGCTTTAGTCTCGTCAACATATGGAAGTTTAGATGAAAGTAACTTTTTACAAAAGACTTTATATACTAATAAACGTTTTGATAAAACAAAGAATAGATACTTCATTGAGACAACAAAAGAAGAATTTGTAGATTATCTTAATGGGTTTAAAAGTATTAAAAACTTTACATTTGATACATCAGTAGATATTCTTCTAACAAAATCTGATACAGAATATTACTCACCTAATGATAATGGGCAAGGATATAAATTAACAGGTAAAATAACAGAAGAGTACACTTATACACCAGAATTTAAATTTGGTAATGAAGGGGGGTTCTTCTATGGTAAGTTTAAATCAATTAAAAAGACTTCAACAAGAGGTAGTGATGTTTTTACTAGTAGAGAAGAAAATACTTATTCTGCTCAAGGAGGAGTATTAGTTAGTAAAAAGTTTGGTAATGGGACATTATCAGCTTTAACAACAGAATATACTTATATGCCTTTTGGCGGGATTGCTTCAGAGAAGACTTATTCGGATAATATCTCTCCATTAGTTACAAGTTTTACTTACGATGGGACTAAAAGATTTGTTATCTCTACAGTTGCTCCTAATGCATTAAAAACAAGTACTACTTATGATATTATAGGTAGAGTATTAACTCAGAAAGATGCTCTTGGTAGGGAGACTAAGTATATTTATGATAGCTGGGGAAATGCTAATACGGTTATTGATTATTTAAAAAATAAAATAATAACTTCAAAATCTACTAAAGATTTAGTTCAAGGAAGTAAATATAGTATTGAAGTAAGTAGTAACACAGGAAGTCAAACATTTACATATTATGATGTTTTAGATAGGGTTTTAGGCACTAAAACTAAATCATTAAATGGGAAGTGGGTATTTACAAGTACTGAGTACGATGTTTATGGTAATGTAGTTAGAGAAAGCCAACCTTATTATCAAGGAGAAACTGTAAAATGGAATTATACGTTGTATGATAGATTAAATAGGCCAATAGAAGTTGTTGATTATAGAGGAAAGTCCATTAAAACTGAGTATGAAAAGAACAAAGTAACTGTTCAAGATGGACATAAAAAAATAGCTAAGTGGGTAGATGCACAAGGTCTTGTTTTAAAAACTCAAGACCAAGGAGGTGTTATTGAGAATTCATATCATGCAAATGGAAGTTTAAAGCAATCAAATTACGAAGGGATTTTTACTAAGATTGAAATTGATGGATGGGGAAACAAGATAAAATTAATTGACCCTTCAGCAGGGACTTATACATATAAGTATGATAATTTAAATAGAGTAGTTCAAACAACTACACCAAGAGGTGGTAAAACTATATATGAGTATGATGAAGTAGGTAATCTTAAAAAAGAAAAAACAGATGGTGGTAGTGATGAAAAAACAAATATTGATATAGAATATGTTTATGATAAAGCAACTCAATTACCTACAGAGATAAAGGGAAATTATAATGGTGCAAAATTTAGTTATAAAACTAATTATAATCAAAATCAGTTCTATAACATAGAAAGTATAGTTGAGACAACTCCTAAGTTTACTTACACAAAATCGTTTGTATATGACAAAGAAGGTAGGGTTTCTCAAACCAAAATAGCAACTAATGTATTAGGTGTAAGTGGGATTGCAAGTTCTACTATTAAAAATATCTATGATAAGAACAGTGGAGGATTGTTAGTAGAGCAAAGGGATATTACTAATGATAAAGCTATTTGGAGATTAAACGAACAAACTGCATTTGGAGCAAGTAAAAAATTGACTTTAGGTAATGGGTTTGTTATTGATAATCAGTATGATGTTAATGATTATTTAACTAGTATAAAGCAGAAATATCAAAGTAAGATTATTGTTGATATAGATTATAATTACGACGCTAAAAGAGGAACTTTAAGTCAAAGAAATTCAAAATTATTTGGAAAGAATGAACAATTTACTTATGATGATTTAGACCGTTTATTAAAAGAAACAACAAATGGATCTGTAATCAATGAATATACATATGATTTTAGAGGCAGAGTTACTTCAAATACTGAGGTAGGGAAGTATAATTATAATGATACAGATTACCGTCTTGAAAACATAAACTTCAACGAAAAAGGAAGTAAAATGTTACAAGCGAGAGGATTTGTTAATGTGAAATACAATGCCTTTAAATCTCCATATGAATTGATTTTAGATAAGAAAACTAAAATTGAATATGATTTTTCTATTTTAAAAGGTAGGTTTGCTAGTTATTATGGTAGTTTAGAATCAAAAGATAAACAACCTATTCAGAAGTATTATTCATCTGATAAAGCAATAGAGATTATAATTTCAAAGGATAAGACGCAAATTGTTTCTTATATAACAGGAGATGCTTATAGTGCAAATTATATTCAGATTGATGAAGTAAAATCTGGAGTAATAGATGCAAGTCCCAAAAATTATTACCTTCATAGAGACAATTTACAATCTATCATAGGTATTAGTGATATTAATGGTAATATTGTTGAGCAAAGGTTTTTTGACGCATGGGGTAATTTAAAAGGTGCTAAGATAGGTGGAACAGATGTAAAGATAAATCAATTTGGTTGGGCTACTAGCCTATTATTAGATAGAGGATATACAGGTCATGAACATTTATATACAGTAGGACTGATTCATATGAATGGGAGAATATATGATCCTCAATTAAGAAGGTTTATGTCTCCTGATAATTTTGTACAGGATAATACTAATACTCAAAGTTATAATAGATATGGGTATGTATTAAATAATCCTTTACTTTATACAGATCCAAGTGGAGAGATTATTCCAATTTTAATTGGTATTGGTGTCGGAATCGTGATGAATGGAATTATGAATTCTGTTAATAAAGTACCTTTCTTTTATGGAGCAGGAAAAGCTGGTGTAATGGGAGGTATTAGTGGAGCTATATCGTTTGGAATAGGAAGTTTAGTTACTAATTCAATTGTACAAGCTGGGCTTCATGGAGTAACTAGTGGTGCGATGAGTGAGATACAAGGAGGGAAGTTTATTACAGGTTTAGCAAGTGGAATTGTTAGTTCATTAATATCAAGTGGAGTAGAGAAACTTGGAAAGCCTACTAGTAATATTAAATTAAATAAACAACAGTTAAAAGCTACCATGTTGGTTGCAGGTGGGGTATCAGGAGGAATATCTTCTTCTATAGCAGGAGGGGATTTTTGGAAAGGAATGCAACAGGGATTAATTACTAGTGGGTTGAATCATGTAGCTCATTTAATAACAGAACAAATAGAAATTTCTAAAATAGACAGTAGATTAAAAGAGAAAGGGTATAACCCAGATGATCCAGCTTATGATTTATTTAGAGATAAAAGCTCTAAATTAGTTAATGAATTTGCGAAAAAAGTGTTACCTGAATACTATGAAGCAGCTAATGGGCCAGAATTAGTTATTACTGAAAACTTAGTAACAAAGGGTGGACAGGCTTTAGATGGACAAGTACAAGGTAGTTTGATAAGTGAAAATGGAGTGTATACTTATAATGGGATAATTAAAATAAATACAACGATTTTTAATACATATAGACAGACCGCTTTAACTATATTACATGAATTTAGTCATGTAATAGATATTGTATCAGGAGCCAGACAAAAGTGGTTTAATGCTTATGGAAAAGAGGCTTCATTAGCTATTACTGAAGTAAAAGCTTATGAATTGGAGCAAATATGGGGAGGTATTATAAATTATAATACCACTTATTTAAATTTTAAAAAACAGTTTGATGATAATAATTGGAGTTTTTAA
- the tnpA gene encoding IS66 family insertion sequence element accessory protein TnpA, with protein sequence MSKQEIMYSHVEDWQASGLTQSKYCESVGIKLAVCLQTNVDFYNVNIR encoded by the coding sequence ATGAGCAAACAAGAAATTATGTACTCTCATGTAGAGGATTGGCAAGCAAGTGGATTGACACAATCAAAGTATTGTGAAAGTGTTGGAATTAAGCTGGCTGTATGTCTTCAAACTAATGTAGACTTTTATAACGTAAATATAAGATAG
- a CDS encoding RteC domain-containing protein codes for MTLNTQHKSVLKQIESKEIELNLIDSTSISKAYEMIQFLRLLLMNLKEEILQVGFKNQRDEIDFFKVIKPQVLGKLIFYNKIYSIEISCPIDIVIKNKYYHKHLQELNLEYKKYFAHNEFYKYYNANRSDKDIEYFTLGKTDLLIGINSFIFEIDALFSTYYDYKIARIIAHDLLQNYLHQKIQEYDISTNKIISSNLVWSESQNALIELIYALYLSGSINNGKGEIRKIAVLFQQLFGIKLLDIHHAFHRMKTRAKSKTSYLDKLKEVLEDHMDKNY; via the coding sequence ATGACACTAAACACACAGCACAAAAGCGTATTAAAACAAATCGAATCAAAGGAAATTGAACTAAACTTAATTGATTCAACTTCTATTTCAAAAGCTTACGAGATGATTCAATTCTTAAGACTTTTACTTATGAATCTAAAAGAAGAAATACTTCAAGTAGGGTTCAAAAATCAAAGAGACGAGATTGATTTTTTTAAAGTAATTAAACCTCAAGTCCTAGGCAAACTAATCTTTTATAATAAGATCTATTCAATAGAAATAAGCTGCCCAATAGATATTGTTATTAAGAATAAATACTATCATAAACATCTACAAGAATTAAACCTGGAGTATAAGAAGTATTTTGCTCACAATGAATTTTATAAATACTATAATGCGAATCGTTCAGACAAAGACATAGAATATTTTACTTTGGGTAAAACAGATTTACTCATAGGGATAAATAGCTTTATCTTTGAAATAGATGCTCTTTTCTCCACCTATTATGACTATAAAATAGCTCGTATAATAGCTCATGATTTACTTCAAAACTACCTTCATCAAAAAATACAAGAATATGATATTAGTACTAATAAGATAATATCATCTAACTTAGTGTGGTCAGAATCTCAAAATGCGCTCATAGAACTTATCTACGCACTTTATCTATCAGGGTCTATTAATAATGGTAAAGGAGAAATACGCAAAATAGCAGTACTGTTTCAACAGCTATTTGGTATTAAGCTTTTAGATATACATCATGCCTTTCATAGAATGAAAACAAGAGCTAAATCCAAAACATCTTATTTGGATAAATTAAAAGAAGTGTTAGAAGATCATATGGATAAAAATTACTAA
- a CDS encoding sensor histidine kinase has protein sequence MENKLELFFWLGTFIMISLAIMVVIIVVIYQKRINQYQNEILTKQLRTNLIVEHKERERVAKELHDGICSDLGNLKNLMILLNLSEDQEEIAKVKVDLYDGIIFCYEEAVRISYNLSPPLIKDNTITELLNNYVTRVSKVTSIKFDFNSTTASFVLSDIQKLELYRIVQELTQNILKHSKASFVEIYLVWSRYDLVLYLLDDGVEYDFNAKSISVGLGLYNIKTRIDQIKAKFSHESTSKGNQISITLNKQSND, from the coding sequence ATGGAGAATAAACTAGAATTGTTTTTTTGGCTAGGCACTTTTATTATGATTTCACTGGCTATTATGGTAGTTATCATTGTTGTGATTTACCAAAAAAGAATCAATCAATATCAAAATGAAATATTAACAAAGCAATTAAGAACTAATTTAATTGTAGAACACAAAGAAAGAGAAAGAGTGGCCAAAGAACTACATGATGGAATTTGTAGTGATCTTGGGAACTTAAAAAACCTTATGATTCTTTTAAATCTTAGTGAAGATCAAGAAGAAATAGCCAAAGTAAAGGTTGATTTATACGATGGAATAATTTTTTGTTATGAGGAAGCTGTTAGAATCAGTTATAATTTATCCCCACCTCTTATCAAAGACAACACAATAACAGAGCTTTTAAATAACTATGTAACCAGAGTGTCTAAAGTAACTAGTATTAAGTTTGATTTTAACTCTACAACTGCAAGCTTTGTTTTAAGTGATATTCAAAAGTTAGAGTTATATAGAATTGTACAAGAACTCACCCAGAACATTCTTAAACACAGCAAGGCAAGTTTTGTTGAGATCTACCTTGTTTGGAGTAGATACGATCTAGTTTTATATCTGCTTGATGATGGGGTTGAGTATGATTTTAATGCAAAATCAATAAGTGTGGGACTTGGACTTTATAATATAAAGACAAGAATAGATCAGATTAAGGCTAAGTTTAGCCATGAATCTACCAGTAAAGGTAATCAGATTAGTATAACACTTAATAAACAAAGTAATGATTAG
- a CDS encoding response regulator transcription factor, whose amino-acid sequence MIRIAIVDDHRLFRQNFSNVFSKIEDIEVLFDCSNGIELLEKLKRISVDIVFLDISMPIMDGYQVASLLEKNHPNVKVLILTSFCDDRSIKRMLKYNISGYLTKNISFSKLKEAIYCVYTNGVYYDIEIQDTVSKVKEQKDSEEVVFTSKEIELIKLYAMQFTLSEIADKLNLSPRTIEKMKENLMDRTGSSNFIGVILYALRWHYIEDIDEKENKERKTR is encoded by the coding sequence ATGATTAGAATAGCTATAGTTGACGATCACAGATTGTTTAGACAAAATTTTTCAAACGTATTTTCAAAGATAGAAGATATTGAAGTTTTATTTGACTGTTCTAATGGTATTGAACTATTAGAAAAACTAAAAAGAATTAGTGTTGATATTGTCTTTTTAGATATTTCCATGCCAATTATGGACGGATATCAAGTGGCTAGTTTACTTGAGAAAAACCATCCAAATGTCAAGGTACTTATACTCACAAGTTTTTGTGATGACCGTAGTATAAAAAGAATGCTTAAATATAATATATCAGGCTATTTAACCAAAAATATTTCCTTCTCTAAACTTAAGGAAGCTATTTACTGCGTGTATACAAACGGAGTATATTATGATATAGAAATACAAGATACTGTCAGTAAAGTCAAAGAGCAAAAAGATAGTGAGGAAGTTGTTTTTACAAGTAAAGAAATTGAGCTAATAAAACTCTATGCAATGCAATTTACCCTTAGTGAAATTGCAGATAAGCTTAATTTAAGCCCGCGTACTATTGAAAAGATGAAAGAAAATTTGATGGATAGAACAGGTTCTAGTAATTTTATAGGAGTAATTCTCTATGCACTACGTTGGCACTATATTGAGGATATCGATGAGAAAGAGAATAAAGAGAGGAAAACACGGTAA
- a CDS encoding MauE/DoxX family redox-associated membrane protein, whose product MKAKYVLIVRYFVVLLFVYAAISKLITFEEFKVQLTQSPLLSMYAGIIAYLVVISELVIAFLLTLRTKRLLGLYLSYGLMVAFTIYIYLILNYSDFIPCSCGGVLEKLGWNEHLWFNIITSVLILLSIFYTEDKPKRFYLLSIVTTLVSILTVILLFVSSEHIIKKENPFIRRYLPHGVAEEDTLDLKVNTFYISGYYKDKVYLGNSKSPLIFISVDSLMQREDYTIKIDSTQFKYTYLKLRTVYPYFYLADGSIPIVYKGQLNTTEKTKQTEIFSFKEAYFSDYIPIDSTLIVIKSQSSKDYKHILGLININNKPRVSINSKLLESNSDGVFDTDGSFCYSKENKTLIYTYYYKNQYVLTSSSLELLNRQNTIDTTQTALITAAKLASGEHKMTTPMSAINQKVVVKNNLLFIVSNSLGQKESKAIWKQASIVDIYDFKKDSYIASFYINHLGEDKLIDLIVTDHYIYGLFDQKLVRYRLAKSLTDKF is encoded by the coding sequence ATGAAAGCCAAGTATGTCCTTATTGTACGTTATTTTGTTGTACTACTTTTTGTCTATGCAGCAATAAGTAAACTAATTACATTTGAAGAGTTTAAAGTACAACTTACTCAGTCCCCACTACTAAGCATGTATGCTGGTATTATCGCTTATCTAGTTGTAATATCAGAGCTTGTTATTGCTTTTTTACTTACTCTAAGAACTAAAAGGCTTTTAGGACTATACTTAAGTTATGGTCTTATGGTTGCATTTACCATTTATATCTACTTAATATTAAACTACAGTGACTTTATTCCTTGTTCTTGTGGAGGAGTACTAGAAAAACTAGGTTGGAATGAACATCTGTGGTTTAATATAATAACTAGTGTTTTAATTCTGCTGAGTATATTTTATACAGAAGATAAACCAAAACGATTCTATTTACTATCTATCGTAACTACGCTAGTAAGTATTCTAACGGTCATACTTCTTTTTGTGTCATCTGAACACATTATAAAAAAAGAGAACCCTTTTATAAGAAGATATTTGCCTCATGGAGTAGCAGAAGAGGATACCTTGGATTTAAAGGTAAACACCTTTTACATCTCAGGATACTATAAAGACAAAGTGTATCTAGGTAATAGTAAATCTCCACTTATATTTATCAGTGTAGATTCTTTAATGCAAAGAGAGGATTATACTATAAAAATAGATTCAACTCAGTTTAAATACACCTATCTAAAACTAAGGACAGTCTATCCTTATTTCTATTTAGCAGACGGTTCAATTCCTATAGTTTATAAAGGACAATTAAACACAACTGAGAAAACAAAACAAACAGAAATATTTAGCTTTAAAGAAGCTTATTTTTCAGACTACATCCCAATAGATTCTACCTTAATTGTTATAAAGAGTCAAAGCAGTAAAGATTATAAACACATACTAGGGCTTATCAATATAAACAATAAGCCAAGAGTTTCTATTAACTCTAAACTATTAGAGAGTAACTCCGATGGAGTATTTGACACAGATGGTAGTTTTTGTTATAGCAAAGAAAACAAGACTTTAATCTATACCTATTATTATAAGAATCAGTACGTTTTAACTAGCTCTAGTCTAGAGCTCTTAAACAGACAAAATACTATTGACACAACCCAAACCGCCCTTATTACAGCCGCTAAATTAGCATCAGGAGAGCATAAAATGACAACTCCAATGAGCGCTATAAATCAAAAGGTAGTAGTTAAAAACAATCTCTTGTTTATTGTATCAAACTCTCTTGGACAAAAGGAGTCCAAAGCAATCTGGAAACAAGCTAGTATTGTTGATATCTACGACTTTAAAAAAGACAGTTATATCGCAAGCTTTTACATCAACCACCTAGGGGAAGATAAGCTTATAGATTTAATTGTCACAGACCATTACATCTATGGTTTGTTTGACCAAAAACTTGTACGTTATAGACTGGCCAAATCACTGACAGACAAGTTTTGA